One window of Curtobacterium sp. 458 genomic DNA carries:
- a CDS encoding carbohydrate ABC transporter permease has product MTVNAPSRRDLVADAGRPLEPNRASRPHQRGARGPRESVISRGAAMLVMGVFTVYFLLPIFWLLVSSTKTTANFNTTFSLWFSASSVQDFLGNIGRLFTYQDGVYVRWMLNSIAYAGVAGLIGTVLSAMCGYALAKYRFRGREALFNVFLGGVLVPATALALPLFLIFSQVDLTDTFWSVFLPSIVSPFGVYLSRLFAASSVPDEIIEAARIDGSGEVRTFFTVAVRLMSPALVTIFLFQFVAIWNNFFLPLVMLRDSSLFPVTLGLYTWNSSVNQYPDLRTLVLIGSFVSIIPLLIAFLSLQRFWRSGLGAGGLK; this is encoded by the coding sequence GTGACCGTCAACGCACCCTCCCGCCGCGACCTCGTGGCGGACGCAGGCCGACCGCTCGAGCCGAACCGTGCCTCCCGGCCGCACCAGCGCGGAGCGCGGGGACCGCGTGAGAGCGTCATCTCGCGCGGCGCGGCGATGCTCGTCATGGGCGTCTTCACCGTCTACTTCCTGCTGCCGATCTTCTGGCTGCTGGTCTCGTCGACGAAGACGACCGCGAACTTCAACACGACGTTCTCGCTGTGGTTCAGCGCCTCCAGCGTGCAGGACTTCCTCGGCAACATCGGCAGGCTGTTCACGTACCAGGACGGCGTCTACGTCCGGTGGATGCTCAACAGCATCGCCTACGCCGGCGTCGCCGGGCTCATCGGCACCGTGCTCTCCGCGATGTGCGGGTACGCACTCGCCAAGTACCGGTTCCGCGGCCGCGAGGCCCTCTTCAACGTGTTCCTCGGCGGCGTGCTCGTCCCGGCGACCGCGCTGGCCCTGCCGCTGTTCCTCATCTTCAGCCAGGTCGACCTGACCGACACGTTCTGGTCGGTGTTCCTGCCGAGCATCGTCAGCCCGTTCGGCGTGTACCTGTCGCGGCTGTTCGCGGCGTCGAGCGTGCCGGACGAGATCATCGAGGCCGCCCGCATCGACGGCTCCGGCGAGGTCCGCACCTTCTTCACCGTGGCCGTGCGGCTCATGTCGCCCGCGCTCGTGACGATCTTCCTGTTCCAGTTCGTCGCCATCTGGAACAACTTCTTCCTGCCGCTCGTGATGCTCCGCGACTCGTCGCTGTTCCCCGTCACCCTCGGCCTCTACACGTGGAACTCGAGCGTGAACCAGTACCCGGACCTGCGCACCCTCGTGCTCATCGGGTCGTTCGTCTCGATCATCCCGCTGCTCATCGCGTTCCTCTCCCTCCAGCGGTTCTGGCGGTCCGGCCTCGGCGCGGGCGGCCTGAAGTAG